In a genomic window of Xenopus laevis strain J_2021 chromosome 5S, Xenopus_laevis_v10.1, whole genome shotgun sequence:
- the LOC108717806 gene encoding ectodysplasin-A receptor-associated adapter protein isoform X3 — MASEEPPSDNHEPKEPVEDTEPSTLLYETIEKYPLQDTELPKDDPDETPTSDSDRIKQPEENDCPLMTITGLSRIKNVCQESSESCSLAPTISDILNDEDLLYILKLKLDPCHPTIKNWRNFASKWGMNYDELCFLEQKQQSPTIGFLLRNSERTVEQLIDLCKLYQRADVQKVLSKWVNVDWPMRVYKKPQEQCLS, encoded by the exons ATGGCTTCTGAGGAGCCTCCCTCTGACA ATCATGAGCCCAAAGAACCAGTGGAAGATACTGAACCCAGCACTTTACTATATGAAACG ATAGAAAAGTATCCTCTGCAAGACACAGAACTTCCTAAAG ATGATCCCGATGAAACCCCCACGTCAGACTCAGACAGAATTAAGCAG CCAGAAGAAAATGACTGTCCCTTAATGACCATAACAG GTTTATCCAGGATCAAAAACGTATGCCAAGAAAGCAGTGAGAGCTGCAGCTTGGCCCCAACCATAAGTGATATTCTGAATGATGAGGATCTGCTGTACATTCTCAAGCTTAAGCTTGATCCTTGCCACCCAACCATAAAGAACTGGAGAAACTTTGCCAGCAAATGGGGAATGAATTACGACGAATTATGTTTCCTCGAGCAGAAGCAACAAAGTCCCACAATTGGATTTTTATTACGTAACAGTGAAAGGACAGTGGAGCAACTCATTGACCTGTGCAAGCTTTATCAAAGGGCTGATGTCCAGAAGGTGTtatcaaaatgggtaaatgtggATTGGCCAATGAGAGTATATAAAAAACCACAAGAGCAATGTCTATCATGA
- the LOC108717806 gene encoding ectodysplasin-A receptor-associated adapter protein isoform X1, with translation MFLLIAQGLMESPLFVLFIDFQTKHGCNNSPAQLVVGTVLLQKENKQRHVLIQFLTKPAAKYIYNECLIPTKNLDDPDETPTSDSDRIKQPEENDCPLMTITGLSRIKNVCQESSESCSLAPTISDILNDEDLLYILKLKLDPCHPTIKNWRNFASKWGMNYDELCFLEQKQQSPTIGFLLRNSERTVEQLIDLCKLYQRADVQKVLSKWVNVDWPMRVYKKPQEQCLS, from the exons ATGTTCCTCCTCATAGCTCAGGGGCTCATGGAAAGTCCCCTCTTTGTTCTGTTTATCGATTTCCAAACAAAACATGGGTGCAACAACTCACCAGCACAGCTTGTGGTAGGGACTGTTTTACTGCAGAAGGAAAACAAACAGAGACACGTGTTAATCCAGTTCCTTACCAAGCCGGCAGCaaagtatatttaca ATGAATGTCTTATTCCGACTAAAAATCTAGATGATCCCGATGAAACCCCCACGTCAGACTCAGACAGAATTAAGCAG CCAGAAGAAAATGACTGTCCCTTAATGACCATAACAG GTTTATCCAGGATCAAAAACGTATGCCAAGAAAGCAGTGAGAGCTGCAGCTTGGCCCCAACCATAAGTGATATTCTGAATGATGAGGATCTGCTGTACATTCTCAAGCTTAAGCTTGATCCTTGCCACCCAACCATAAAGAACTGGAGAAACTTTGCCAGCAAATGGGGAATGAATTACGACGAATTATGTTTCCTCGAGCAGAAGCAACAAAGTCCCACAATTGGATTTTTATTACGTAACAGTGAAAGGACAGTGGAGCAACTCATTGACCTGTGCAAGCTTTATCAAAGGGCTGATGTCCAGAAGGTGTtatcaaaatgggtaaatgtggATTGGCCAATGAGAGTATATAAAAAACCACAAGAGCAATGTCTATCATGA
- the LOC108717806 gene encoding ectodysplasin-A receptor-associated adapter protein isoform X2 produces the protein MASEEPPSDNHEPKEPVEDTEPSTLLYETIEKYPLQDTELPKDECLIPTKNLDDPDETPTSDSDRIKQPEENDCPLMTITGLSRIKNVCQESSESCSLAPTISDILNDEDLLYILKLKLDPCHPTIKNWRNFASKWGMNYDELCFLEQKQQSPTIGFLLRNSERTVEQLIDLCKLYQRADVQKVLSKWVNVDWPMRVYKKPQEQCLS, from the exons ATGGCTTCTGAGGAGCCTCCCTCTGACA ATCATGAGCCCAAAGAACCAGTGGAAGATACTGAACCCAGCACTTTACTATATGAAACG ATAGAAAAGTATCCTCTGCAAGACACAGAACTTCCTAAAG ATGAATGTCTTATTCCGACTAAAAATCTAGATGATCCCGATGAAACCCCCACGTCAGACTCAGACAGAATTAAGCAG CCAGAAGAAAATGACTGTCCCTTAATGACCATAACAG GTTTATCCAGGATCAAAAACGTATGCCAAGAAAGCAGTGAGAGCTGCAGCTTGGCCCCAACCATAAGTGATATTCTGAATGATGAGGATCTGCTGTACATTCTCAAGCTTAAGCTTGATCCTTGCCACCCAACCATAAAGAACTGGAGAAACTTTGCCAGCAAATGGGGAATGAATTACGACGAATTATGTTTCCTCGAGCAGAAGCAACAAAGTCCCACAATTGGATTTTTATTACGTAACAGTGAAAGGACAGTGGAGCAACTCATTGACCTGTGCAAGCTTTATCAAAGGGCTGATGTCCAGAAGGTGTtatcaaaatgggtaaatgtggATTGGCCAATGAGAGTATATAAAAAACCACAAGAGCAATGTCTATCATGA